Proteins from a single region of Metallibacterium scheffleri:
- the glyA gene encoding serine hydroxymethyltransferase, which translates to MFPSTLQIAGYDDELARAIAAERQRQEDHVELIASENYASPRVLEAQGSVLTNKYAEGYPGKRYYGGCEYVDIAERLAIARAQQLFDCDYANVQPHSGSQANAAVYFALLQPGDSILGMSLAHGGHLTHGAKVNFSGKIFHATQYGVDAGGLVDYAEIERLAQEHRPKMLVAGFSAYSRVLDWARLRAIADGVQAYLFVDMAHVAGLVAAGVYPSPLPHAHVVTSTTHKTLRGPRGGIILAKGASEDVQKKLQSMIFPGTQGGPLMHVIAAKAVAFKEALEPDFKVYQAQVVRNARAMAATFVARGYKIVSGGTDNHLMLVDMIGREVTGKDAEAALGKAHITVNKNAVPNDPRSPFVTSGLRIGTPAVTTRGYAEAECTALAGWICDVLDAPADEAVIAAVRSKVTAQCRAFPVYG; encoded by the coding sequence ATGTTCCCCAGCACCCTGCAGATCGCTGGCTATGACGACGAGCTGGCGCGCGCCATCGCCGCCGAACGCCAGCGCCAGGAAGACCACGTCGAGCTGATCGCCTCCGAAAATTATGCCAGCCCGCGCGTGCTCGAGGCGCAGGGCAGCGTGCTCACCAACAAGTACGCCGAGGGCTACCCTGGCAAGCGCTATTACGGCGGCTGCGAGTACGTGGACATCGCCGAGCGTCTGGCCATCGCGCGCGCGCAGCAGTTGTTCGACTGCGACTACGCCAACGTGCAGCCGCACTCCGGCTCGCAGGCCAACGCCGCGGTGTACTTCGCCCTGTTGCAGCCGGGCGACAGCATCCTCGGCATGAGCCTGGCGCACGGCGGTCATCTCACCCACGGCGCCAAGGTCAACTTTTCCGGCAAGATCTTTCACGCCACGCAGTACGGCGTCGATGCCGGCGGCCTGGTCGATTACGCCGAGATCGAACGTCTGGCGCAGGAACACCGGCCGAAGATGCTGGTGGCGGGCTTCAGCGCCTACTCGCGCGTGCTCGACTGGGCGCGCCTGCGCGCCATCGCCGATGGCGTGCAGGCATACCTGTTCGTGGACATGGCGCACGTCGCCGGTCTGGTTGCCGCCGGGGTGTATCCCAGCCCGCTGCCGCACGCGCACGTGGTCACCAGCACCACACACAAGACCCTGCGCGGCCCGCGCGGCGGCATCATCCTGGCCAAAGGCGCCAGCGAGGATGTGCAGAAGAAACTGCAGTCGATGATCTTCCCCGGCACCCAGGGCGGCCCGCTGATGCACGTCATCGCGGCCAAGGCGGTGGCCTTCAAGGAAGCGCTGGAGCCGGACTTCAAGGTCTATCAGGCGCAGGTCGTGCGCAACGCGCGCGCGATGGCCGCCACGTTCGTGGCGCGCGGCTACAAGATCGTCTCCGGCGGCACCGACAATCACCTGATGCTGGTCGACATGATCGGCCGCGAGGTCACCGGCAAGGACGCCGAGGCCGCGCTGGGCAAGGCGCACATCACCGTCAACAAGAACGCCGTACCGAATGATCCGCGCTCGCCGTTCGTCACCTCGGGCCTCCGCATCGGCACCCCGGCGGTGACCACGCGCGGCTATGCCGAGGCCGAGTGCACCGCGCTGGCCGGCTGGATCTGCGACGTGCTCGACGCGCCCGCCGACGAGGCCGTGATCGCCGCCGTGCGCAGCAAGGTCACCGCGCAGTGCCGCGCGTTCCCGGTGTACGGCTGA
- the ettA gene encoding energy-dependent translational throttle protein EttA, whose product MQYIYTMIGVSKIVPPKREIIKDISLSFFPGAKIGLLGVNGSGKSTVLRIMAGTDTEFNGEARPQPGIRIGYLAQEPHLDPRKTVRETVEEGFAEILDAQKQLESVYAAYGEDGADFDKLAAEQARLEGILAAGDAHTLERQMEIAADALRLAPWEAKIGEISGGEQRRVALCRLLVGRYDMLLLDEPTNHLDAESVEWLEHFLQGFTGTVVAVTHDRYFLDNAAEWILELDRGRGIPWKGNYSSWLEQKEQRLKQEEAGESARRKAVARELEWVRQAAKGRQSKGKARINRFEELNSVEYQKRNETNEIYIPPGERLGGLVLEFDKLCKGYAGQMLIEDFSAKIPPGAIVGVIGPNGAGKSTLMKMIMGMEKPDSGELIIGPTVKLAFVDQSRATLDGSKSAWQEISGGADMITVGRYETPSRAYLGRFNFKGADQQKLVGQLSGGERGRLHLAKTLMSGGNVLLLDEPSNDLDVETLRALEEALLEFPGCAIVVSHDRWFLDRIATHILAFEGDSHIEFFTGNYQEYEADKKRRLGEEAAQPHRVRFKKIA is encoded by the coding sequence ATGCAATACATCTACACCATGATCGGCGTGAGCAAGATCGTTCCGCCGAAGCGCGAGATCATCAAGGACATCTCGCTGAGCTTTTTCCCCGGCGCCAAGATCGGCCTGCTCGGCGTCAACGGTTCCGGCAAATCCACGGTGCTGCGCATCATGGCCGGCACCGATACCGAGTTCAACGGCGAGGCGCGCCCGCAGCCCGGCATCAGGATCGGCTATCTGGCGCAGGAGCCGCACCTGGATCCGCGCAAGACCGTGCGCGAAACCGTGGAAGAAGGTTTTGCCGAAATCCTCGATGCGCAAAAGCAGCTTGAATCCGTCTACGCCGCCTATGGCGAGGACGGCGCCGATTTCGACAAGCTCGCCGCCGAGCAGGCGCGGCTGGAGGGCATCCTTGCCGCGGGCGACGCGCACACGCTGGAGCGGCAGATGGAGATCGCCGCCGACGCGCTGCGCCTGGCGCCCTGGGAGGCGAAGATCGGCGAGATCTCCGGTGGTGAGCAGCGCCGCGTGGCGCTGTGCCGTCTGCTGGTGGGGCGCTATGACATGCTGCTGCTGGACGAGCCCACCAACCACCTCGACGCCGAATCGGTGGAATGGCTGGAGCACTTCCTGCAGGGCTTCACCGGCACCGTGGTCGCGGTGACCCACGACCGTTACTTCCTCGATAACGCCGCCGAGTGGATCCTCGAGCTGGACCGTGGCCGCGGCATTCCGTGGAAGGGCAACTATTCCTCGTGGCTGGAGCAGAAGGAGCAGCGCCTGAAGCAGGAGGAGGCCGGCGAGAGCGCACGGCGCAAGGCGGTGGCGCGTGAGCTGGAGTGGGTGCGCCAGGCGGCCAAGGGGCGCCAGTCCAAGGGCAAGGCGCGCATCAACCGCTTCGAGGAGCTGAACTCGGTCGAGTACCAGAAGCGCAACGAAACCAACGAGATCTACATTCCGCCTGGCGAGCGTCTGGGTGGGCTGGTGCTCGAGTTCGACAAACTCTGCAAGGGTTACGCCGGGCAGATGCTGATCGAGGACTTCAGCGCCAAGATCCCGCCCGGCGCCATCGTCGGCGTGATCGGGCCCAATGGCGCCGGCAAGTCCACGCTGATGAAAATGATCATGGGCATGGAAAAGCCCGACTCCGGCGAACTGATCATCGGACCGACGGTGAAGCTGGCCTTCGTCGACCAATCGCGCGCCACGCTCGACGGTAGCAAGAGCGCGTGGCAGGAAATCTCCGGCGGCGCCGACATGATCACCGTGGGCCGCTACGAGACGCCCTCGCGCGCCTACCTGGGCCGCTTCAACTTCAAGGGCGCCGACCAGCAGAAGCTGGTCGGGCAACTGTCCGGCGGCGAGCGCGGGCGCCTGCACCTGGCCAAGACGCTGATGAGCGGCGGCAACGTGCTGCTGCTGGACGAGCCATCCAACGACCTCGATGTGGAAACCTTGCGCGCGCTGGAAGAGGCGCTGCTGGAGTTCCCCGGCTGCGCCATCGTGGTCTCGCACGACCGCTGGTTCCTCGACCGCATCGCCACGCACATCCTCGCCTTCGAGGGTGATTCGCACATCGAGTTCTTCACCGGCAACTACCAGGAATACGAGGCCGACAAGAAGCGCCGCCTGGGCGAAGAGGCCGCGCAGCCGCACCGCGTGCGCTTCAAGAAGATCGCCTGA
- a CDS encoding LysR substrate-binding domain-containing protein produces MIGISPRQLEVFVAVAALGSVRAAAEQLHLTQPAASMALAELERRIGVVLFDRARQRLHLNARGRAMLPQAREVLVRMQALERNAAASPDELLGELRIGASNTVGSYRVGELLGGFIALHPQASVQLLVDNTQTVLERVLDYSLDVGCVEGPAARAGLDALPWREDALCVCARPTHPLASRKRLAPADFAGARWILREHGSATRALVERELTRLPAGVTVLELGNSEAIKQAVLAGLGVACLPRVAVRAELAAGELRILPTPFLDLQRELSLVLARGRYRGALLQALLDTAQAAPLNSAATIKSRARGARQTAARA; encoded by the coding sequence ATGATCGGCATTTCTCCGCGCCAGCTCGAGGTGTTCGTTGCCGTCGCCGCGCTGGGCAGCGTGCGCGCCGCCGCCGAACAACTGCACCTCACCCAGCCCGCGGCGAGCATGGCGCTGGCCGAGCTGGAGCGGCGCATCGGCGTGGTGCTGTTCGATCGCGCGCGCCAGCGCCTGCACTTGAACGCGCGCGGTCGCGCCATGCTGCCGCAGGCACGCGAGGTGCTTGTGCGCATGCAGGCATTGGAGCGCAACGCCGCCGCCAGCCCCGACGAACTACTCGGCGAGCTGCGTATCGGCGCCAGCAACACGGTCGGCAGCTACCGTGTCGGCGAGCTGCTGGGCGGCTTCATCGCGCTGCACCCGCAGGCCTCGGTGCAACTGCTGGTGGACAACACGCAAACGGTACTGGAGCGCGTGCTGGATTATTCGCTCGATGTCGGTTGCGTCGAAGGCCCGGCCGCGCGCGCCGGGCTGGACGCGCTGCCGTGGCGCGAGGATGCGCTGTGCGTGTGCGCGCGTCCCACCCATCCGCTGGCGTCGCGCAAGCGCCTCGCGCCCGCCGATTTCGCCGGTGCGCGCTGGATTCTGCGCGAACACGGCTCGGCCACGCGCGCCCTGGTCGAGCGCGAGCTGACGCGCCTGCCGGCCGGCGTCACCGTGCTGGAGCTGGGCAACAGCGAGGCGATCAAGCAGGCGGTGCTGGCCGGGCTTGGCGTGGCCTGTCTGCCGCGCGTGGCGGTGCGCGCCGAGCTGGCGGCGGGCGAGCTGCGCATCCTGCCGACGCCGTTTCTGGATTTGCAACGCGAGCTGTCGCTGGTGCTGGCGCGTGGACGCTACCGCGGCGCGTTGCTGCAAGCCTTGCTGGATACCGCGCAGGCGGCGCCGTTGAATTCGGCGGCGACCATCAAGTCGCGCGCGCGCGGCGCACGGCAAACCGCGGCGCGCGCCTAG
- a CDS encoding TlpA family protein disulfide reductase, producing MQALPLGPLVLPWGPVLMLIGYAVAALVAWRERRHGRADAEPALYLLLLLGLLAARIGFVARHWRSYSGVPAMLDIRDLGFAPWPGAIVALLGGALWLWRRPALRRPLALSAASGLVIAGLIGAMISISQPLRTPLPEVTLRTLDGAPQPLAALRGTPLVLNLWATWCPPCVRELPLLVHAARHEHGVRIALIDQGQDAATVRAYLHAHRLDPPLVLLDGDGALLRAYHSPGLPTTLFIAPDGRLLSAHVGELSQATLAQALMRLRAASRPAPTARDGSALRAHASPSN from the coding sequence ATGCAGGCACTGCCGCTGGGCCCGCTGGTGCTGCCGTGGGGACCGGTACTGATGTTGATCGGCTATGCCGTGGCCGCACTGGTGGCCTGGCGCGAGCGCCGTCACGGCCGCGCCGACGCCGAGCCGGCGCTGTACCTGCTGCTGTTGCTGGGCCTGCTCGCCGCGCGCATTGGTTTCGTCGCCCGACACTGGCGCAGTTACTCCGGCGTGCCGGCCATGCTCGACATCCGCGATCTGGGCTTCGCCCCGTGGCCGGGCGCGATCGTGGCGCTGCTGGGTGGCGCGTTATGGCTGTGGCGGCGCCCCGCACTGCGCCGCCCGCTGGCGTTGAGCGCGGCCAGCGGACTGGTGATCGCCGGGCTGATCGGCGCCATGATCAGCATCTCGCAGCCATTGCGCACACCGCTGCCCGAGGTCACCCTGCGCACGCTGGATGGCGCGCCGCAACCACTGGCGGCGCTGCGCGGCACGCCGCTGGTGCTGAACCTGTGGGCTACCTGGTGCCCGCCCTGCGTGCGCGAGCTGCCGCTGCTCGTGCACGCGGCACGCCACGAACACGGCGTGCGCATCGCGCTGATCGATCAAGGCCAGGATGCCGCCACGGTGCGTGCGTACCTTCACGCGCACCGGCTCGATCCGCCGCTGGTGCTGCTGGATGGCGACGGCGCGCTGCTGCGCGCCTACCACTCGCCGGGGCTGCCGACCACGCTGTTCATCGCGCCCGATGGGCGGCTGCTCAGCGCGCACGTCGGTGAGTTGTCGCAAGCCACCCTGGCGCAAGCGCTCATGCGATTGCGCGCCGCGTCGCGACCAGCGCCCACTGCCCGCGACGGCAGCGCCTTGCGCGCGCATGCATCACCCTCAAACTGA
- a CDS encoding multifunctional CCA addition/repair protein, whose amino-acid sequence MDPSLLFSVYLVGGAVRDRLLGRSGGDRDYVIVGATPQALLDAGFKPVGKDFPVFLHPDTAAEYALARTERKQGHGYHGFAFHAAPEVTLEQDLARRDLTINAMAEDAQGRVIDPHGGQRDLQARVLRHVSPAFVEDPVRLLRVARFAARYAPLGFRVADETLALMRQMVASGEIDHLVSERVWTETRKALAEAQPSAFVRVLRASGALARLFPEVDALYGVPQRADHHPEIDCGVHLELVLDMAAQLAPGNDRIGFAALGHDLGKALTARAEWPRHVGHEQRGLAPLRALCARLKVGGEHADLAAAVCRYHLDAHRALALRPGTLLQLLEKLDALRRPQRLHEFLLACEADARGRLGHADAAYPQAARLRAALAAAHHVSTAPLLAQGLQGPALGAALRAARCRAISTACPAAGAAHAPR is encoded by the coding sequence ATGGACCCATCCCTGCTCTTTTCCGTGTACCTCGTCGGCGGCGCGGTGCGCGATCGCCTGCTCGGACGCAGTGGCGGCGATCGCGATTACGTGATCGTCGGCGCCACCCCGCAAGCGCTGCTCGACGCCGGCTTCAAGCCGGTGGGCAAGGACTTCCCGGTATTCCTGCACCCCGATACCGCCGCCGAGTACGCGCTGGCGCGCACCGAGCGCAAGCAGGGTCACGGCTATCACGGTTTTGCCTTTCACGCCGCGCCCGAGGTGACGCTGGAGCAGGATCTGGCACGCCGCGACCTGACCATCAACGCCATGGCCGAGGACGCGCAGGGGCGCGTGATCGATCCCCATGGCGGCCAGCGTGATCTGCAGGCGCGCGTGCTGCGCCACGTTTCTCCCGCGTTCGTCGAAGACCCGGTGCGTCTGCTGCGCGTGGCGCGTTTTGCCGCGCGCTACGCGCCGCTGGGGTTTCGCGTGGCCGATGAAACCCTGGCACTGATGCGACAGATGGTGGCCAGCGGCGAGATCGACCATCTGGTGTCCGAGCGCGTGTGGACGGAGACGCGCAAGGCGCTGGCCGAGGCGCAGCCGTCGGCGTTCGTGCGCGTGCTGCGCGCCAGTGGCGCGCTGGCGCGGTTGTTCCCCGAGGTCGATGCGCTGTACGGCGTGCCGCAACGCGCCGATCATCATCCCGAGATCGACTGCGGCGTGCATCTCGAGCTGGTGCTGGACATGGCCGCGCAGCTGGCGCCTGGCAATGACCGCATCGGCTTTGCCGCGCTCGGTCACGACCTGGGCAAGGCGCTGACCGCGCGCGCCGAGTGGCCACGCCACGTCGGCCACGAGCAGCGCGGACTGGCGCCGCTGCGTGCGCTGTGCGCGCGGCTGAAAGTCGGCGGCGAACACGCCGATCTGGCCGCCGCCGTGTGCCGCTATCACCTGGATGCGCACCGCGCGCTGGCGCTGCGTCCCGGCACCTTGCTGCAGTTGCTGGAAAAACTCGACGCGCTGCGCCGTCCGCAGCGCCTGCACGAATTCCTGCTGGCCTGCGAGGCCGATGCGCGCGGACGCCTCGGACACGCGGATGCGGCGTATCCGCAGGCCGCGCGGCTGCGCGCCGCGCTGGCGGCCGCGCACCATGTCAGTACCGCGCCGCTGCTGGCGCAGGGCCTGCAGGGCCCGGCGCTGGGCGCTGCGCTGCGCGCTGCGCGCTGCCGCGCGATCAGCACGGCCTGTCCTGCAGCAGGTGCCGCGCATGCCCCACGCTAG
- a CDS encoding glycosyltransferase — protein MASDTARVSVLMVLADSGAGALEAARRALAAPECSELIVLDNASRDGIAQRLAREHADDARVRVLELGANLGFGAAMNRGAAVARGDWLLLLNPDCLLAADTLARLLAAAQDGALVGAIVCDTQGRPDAAAWRRAPTLRRVLCMMSGLAHFESRWPALAGVNRRDALPAATVPVETLSGALLLLPRAVFNHVGGFDAGYFLHFEDLDLCARVRAGGTPLRLAGAARVLHAKGGSSGSRALFVARHKHRGLLRYLRTHDAAARRWPWRALLPALVWLHFAMLAPRLAWRDARARGHARAGAGMADR, from the coding sequence ATGGCATCCGACACCGCCCGCGTCAGCGTGCTGATGGTGCTGGCCGACAGCGGCGCGGGCGCGCTGGAGGCCGCGCGCCGCGCGCTGGCCGCGCCGGAATGCAGCGAGCTGATCGTGCTGGACAACGCCAGTCGCGATGGCATTGCGCAGCGCCTCGCGCGCGAGCATGCGGACGATGCGCGCGTGCGCGTGCTGGAACTCGGCGCCAATCTCGGCTTTGGCGCGGCGATGAATCGTGGCGCGGCCGTGGCGCGCGGTGACTGGCTGTTGTTGCTCAATCCCGATTGCCTGCTCGCCGCCGACACCCTCGCGCGCCTGCTCGCCGCCGCGCAGGACGGGGCACTGGTCGGCGCCATCGTCTGCGATACGCAGGGTCGGCCCGACGCGGCCGCCTGGCGGCGCGCGCCCACGCTGCGCCGCGTGCTGTGCATGATGAGCGGGCTGGCGCATTTCGAATCACGCTGGCCGGCGCTGGCCGGGGTCAACCGGCGCGATGCGCTGCCCGCTGCGACGGTTCCGGTCGAGACGTTGTCCGGAGCGCTGCTGCTGCTGCCGCGCGCGGTGTTCAATCATGTCGGCGGTTTTGATGCGGGCTATTTCCTGCACTTCGAGGATCTGGACCTGTGCGCGCGCGTGCGTGCCGGCGGCACGCCGCTGCGCCTCGCCGGCGCGGCGCGCGTGCTGCACGCCAAAGGTGGTTCCTCCGGCAGCCGCGCGCTGTTCGTGGCGCGGCACAAGCACCGCGGCCTGCTGCGCTATCTGCGCACGCACGATGCCGCGGCGCGGCGCTGGCCATGGCGCGCGCTGTTGCCCGCGCTGGTCTGGCTGCACTTCGCCATGCTGGCGCCGCGCCTGGCATGGCGCGATGCGCGCGCGCGCGGCCATGCTCGCGCTGGCGCCGGCATGGCCGATCGTTGA
- the ovoA gene encoding 5-histidylcysteine sulfoxide synthase, which produces MDISGGAAETTTARGHGDLRAVRLDGREPAALRVDVLHAFHATFDRHESLLELLRDDAAWLVKPIPQRHPLIFYFGHTAAFFINKLILAELIRQRIDPELESLFAVGVDEMSWDDLDDRHYEWPTPQAVRAYRRRVRDVVDGLIRSLPLDAPIDWDSPWWVILMGIEHERIHLETSSVLIRQHKLEYVKPHPAWQPCRDSGMPPRNALVDVHASQVRLGRDRGQPHVYGWDNEFGAHAADVAAFQAARQLVSNHEFRAFVEAGGYADDSLWSEEGAAWKRYARAEHPAFWVRGAGAWRLRLLAEEVPMPWDWPVETNFHEAKAFCNWLARQSGQPVRLPSEDEWHAMRQLAGIADGPQPRPAPANIELDHGASSCPVTRFAQGPFCDLIGNVWQWLETPTYPFAGFAVHPLYDDFTTPTFDGHHNLIKGGSWISCGNPALPVSRYAFRRHFFQHAGFRYVVSQARTQLPESHYETDRLVAEYCEFHYGDRHFGVPNFPQALAELCSAAMDGQPARRALDLGCATGRSSFELARHFEHVTGIDFSARFISVCTHMAEQGTLRYALVEEGELVSYRERTLAELGLVEAARKVEFFQGDACNLKPLFGGYDLILAANLIDRLYSPAQFLGQVHARIKRGGLLVIASPYTWLAEHTRREEWIGGFRKDGENHTTLDGLRDILGAHFDRVGEPRELPFVIRETRRKFQHSLSEVSVWRRR; this is translated from the coding sequence ATGGACATATCCGGCGGCGCTGCTGAAACCACCACCGCGCGGGGCCACGGCGACTTGCGCGCGGTGCGCCTCGATGGCCGCGAGCCGGCGGCCCTGCGCGTCGACGTCCTGCACGCGTTCCATGCGACCTTCGATCGCCATGAAAGCCTGCTCGAGCTGCTGCGCGACGACGCGGCATGGCTGGTCAAGCCGATCCCGCAGCGCCATCCGCTGATTTTCTATTTCGGCCACACCGCGGCGTTTTTCATCAACAAGCTCATCCTGGCCGAATTGATCAGGCAACGCATCGATCCCGAGCTGGAATCGCTGTTCGCGGTGGGCGTCGATGAAATGAGCTGGGACGACCTCGATGACCGGCACTACGAGTGGCCGACGCCGCAGGCCGTGCGCGCCTATCGCCGGCGCGTGCGCGACGTCGTCGATGGCCTGATCCGCAGCCTGCCGCTGGATGCGCCCATCGACTGGGACAGTCCGTGGTGGGTGATCCTGATGGGCATCGAGCACGAGCGCATCCACTTGGAGACTTCGTCCGTGCTGATCCGCCAGCACAAGCTCGAATACGTCAAGCCGCACCCGGCCTGGCAGCCGTGCCGTGACAGCGGCATGCCGCCGCGCAACGCGCTGGTAGACGTGCATGCCAGCCAGGTGCGCCTGGGGCGCGATCGCGGGCAGCCGCACGTGTATGGCTGGGACAACGAATTCGGCGCGCACGCGGCGGATGTCGCGGCGTTCCAGGCCGCGCGCCAGCTGGTCAGCAATCACGAATTCCGCGCCTTCGTCGAGGCCGGTGGCTACGCCGACGACAGCCTGTGGAGCGAGGAAGGCGCGGCGTGGAAGCGCTACGCGCGTGCCGAACATCCCGCGTTCTGGGTGCGTGGTGCCGGCGCCTGGCGTCTGCGCCTGCTGGCCGAGGAAGTGCCCATGCCCTGGGACTGGCCGGTGGAAACCAACTTCCACGAGGCCAAGGCATTCTGCAACTGGCTGGCGCGGCAAAGCGGTCAGCCGGTGCGCCTGCCCAGCGAGGACGAGTGGCACGCGATGCGCCAGCTCGCCGGCATCGCCGACGGGCCGCAGCCACGGCCCGCGCCGGCCAACATCGAGCTGGACCATGGCGCCTCGTCGTGCCCGGTGACGCGTTTCGCCCAGGGGCCGTTCTGCGACCTGATCGGCAACGTCTGGCAGTGGCTGGAAACGCCGACGTATCCGTTCGCCGGGTTCGCGGTGCATCCGCTCTACGACGACTTCACCACGCCCACCTTCGACGGTCACCACAACCTGATCAAGGGTGGTTCGTGGATTTCCTGCGGCAACCCGGCCCTGCCGGTTTCGCGTTATGCCTTCAGACGGCACTTTTTCCAGCATGCCGGGTTCCGCTACGTGGTCAGCCAGGCCCGCACGCAACTGCCCGAGTCGCACTACGAAACCGATCGCCTGGTCGCCGAATACTGCGAGTTCCACTACGGCGATCGCCACTTCGGCGTGCCCAACTTCCCGCAGGCGCTGGCCGAGCTGTGCAGCGCGGCGATGGACGGGCAGCCGGCGCGCCGCGCGCTGGATCTCGGCTGCGCCACCGGGCGGTCGAGTTTCGAGCTGGCGCGGCATTTCGAGCACGTCACCGGCATCGATTTTTCCGCGCGCTTCATCAGCGTGTGCACGCACATGGCCGAGCAGGGCACGCTGCGCTACGCCTTGGTCGAGGAAGGCGAACTGGTCAGCTATCGCGAACGCACCCTGGCCGAGCTGGGCCTGGTCGAGGCAGCGCGCAAGGTCGAGTTCTTCCAGGGCGATGCCTGCAACCTCAAGCCACTGTTCGGCGGCTACGACCTGATCCTCGCCGCCAACCTCATCGACCGCCTGTACAGTCCCGCGCAGTTTCTCGGGCAGGTGCACGCGCGCATCAAGCGCGGTGGACTGCTGGTCATCGCCTCGCCCTACACCTGGCTGGCCGAGCACACCCGGCGCGAGGAGTGGATCGGCGGTTTCCGCAAGGACGGCGAGAATCACACCACGCTCGACGGCCTGCGCGACATCCTCGGCGCGCATTTCGATCGCGTCGGCGAGCCGCGCGAGCTGCCGTTCGTGATCCGCGAAACGCGGCGCAAATTCCAGCACAGCCTGTCCGAAGTCAGCGTCTGGCGACGGCGCTGA
- a CDS encoding ADP-ribosylglycohydrolase family protein yields MPASDLQDRVSGALLGAFIGEALGVGPHWYYDLDALHADFGPWVADYTTPRPGRYHAGLRAGQSSQPGWLLELTLRSLVERGAYDEADFCRRIDTQFFPLLDGTPQGGPGGYTSQSMREAWRKRVQQGLPWGRVGGHADNTEAAERTLAIAVRYAHAPRQLAGFVGANTVLTQIDPTIGAMTTAYCAVLGLLVQGHPLDAQISTRLMALVRSGELPFHTVTAAALDAVPASAEAAPRPGQFASPDALLTPGNIARAAADPGVRIEPAWKASLVYGMPCAVYHQFPAAYYLAARFADDFEAAVLHAINGGGQNQARAMLTGALVGAMVGLSAIPQRFIGGLERATQRMEWARRLAAQIERA; encoded by the coding sequence ATGCCGGCATCCGACCTGCAAGACCGTGTCAGCGGCGCCCTCCTCGGCGCATTCATCGGCGAAGCCCTGGGCGTGGGCCCGCACTGGTATTACGACCTCGATGCGCTGCACGCCGACTTCGGGCCGTGGGTCGCCGACTACACCACGCCCAGGCCAGGCCGCTACCACGCGGGGCTGCGCGCGGGGCAATCGTCCCAGCCCGGTTGGCTGCTGGAGCTGACGCTGCGCAGCCTGGTCGAGCGCGGCGCCTACGACGAGGCCGATTTCTGCCGTCGCATCGACACGCAATTCTTCCCCCTGCTCGACGGCACGCCGCAGGGCGGGCCCGGCGGCTACACCAGCCAGTCGATGCGTGAGGCCTGGCGCAAGCGCGTGCAACAGGGCCTGCCGTGGGGACGCGTCGGCGGCCATGCCGACAACACCGAAGCGGCCGAGCGCACGCTGGCCATCGCGGTGCGCTACGCGCATGCGCCGCGTCAGCTCGCCGGCTTTGTCGGCGCCAACACCGTGCTGACGCAAATCGATCCGACCATCGGCGCGATGACCACCGCGTACTGCGCGGTGCTGGGCCTGCTGGTCCAGGGTCATCCGCTGGATGCGCAGATTTCGACCCGGCTGATGGCGCTGGTGCGCAGCGGCGAGCTGCCATTCCACACGGTCACCGCCGCGGCGCTGGATGCCGTCCCCGCGAGCGCCGAAGCCGCGCCGCGGCCGGGGCAGTTCGCTTCCCCCGATGCCTTGCTCACGCCGGGCAACATCGCCCGCGCCGCCGCCGATCCCGGGGTACGCATCGAACCGGCGTGGAAAGCATCGCTGGTGTATGGCATGCCCTGCGCGGTGTACCACCAGTTTCCCGCCGCGTACTATCTCGCCGCGCGTTTCGCCGATGACTTCGAGGCCGCCGTGCTGCACGCGATCAACGGCGGCGGCCAGAATCAGGCGCGCGCCATGCTCACCGGCGCGCTGGTCGGGGCGATGGTCGGTCTGTCCGCGATTCCGCAGCGTTTCATCGGTGGCCTGGAACGCGCCACGCAGCGCATGGAGTGGGCGCGACGGCTCGCGGCGCAAATCGAACGCGCCTAG